In Paludibacter propionicigenes WB4, the genomic window TGAACAATGGTGAGACAATTCGTTTGGGGATACCACCTCTGACAGAAGATCGTCGTCGTCAACTGGCTAAACAATCAAAAGCAGAATGTGAAGATGCTAAGATTTCGGTTAGAAACGCCCGTCGTGATGCTATTGAACATCTGAAGAAAATGATTAAAGAAGGATTGCCCGAGGATATGGAAAAAGACGCAGAAGTCAGCGTTCAGAAAATTCATGATAAATATATCAAACGAATTGAAGACCAATACTTGGCGAAAGAAAAAGAAATTATGACCGTTTAAGGTAACAGTGATTCATACTTCATACTATTTCAGTCATCTCATATTATTGGGATGACTGAAGCTTTTTAATAACTCTCATGGTTGGATTAGTCGTAAAAAACACAGGCAGTTGGTATCAGGTAAAAACTGATATGGGCGAATTGTTTGAGTGCAAGATCAAAGGTCATTTTCGCATGCAGGAGATTCGTAGCACCAATCCTATTGCAGTGGGCGACTATGTGGAATTTGAGAAGAATGATGATGGAACAGCAATGATTCATGCCATTTCCGACCGTAAGAATTATATAGTTCGGCGTTCCTCCAACTTATCCAAACACTCCCAGATTTTGGCTGCTAACCTTGATTTGGTAACCTTGGTTGTTACGATAAATTATCCTGAAACTTCCACTGTGTTTATTGACAGGTTCTTGGCTACAGCCGAGGCATATCGAGTTCCTGCCTGTATCGTGTTCAACAAAATTGACCGGTATTCCGAGTCGGAAATGGAATATCTCGTTGGTTTAGAGAATCTTTATCATTTGTTGAGATATCCGGTGTTTAAGATTTCGGCACTTTTGTCTGAGAACATCGAGGAACTGATAACCTTCCTGAGTGGAAAGACTACATTGTTTTCAGGTAATTCAGGTGTTGGAAAATCAACGTTGATAAATGCTATTGCTCCTCATTCTCTGGCCAAAACGGGTGAAATTTCTTCCTATCATAACAAAGGTATGCATACCACAACTTTTTCGGAAATGTTTGAGCTTCTGTCCGGAGGACATATTATTGACACTCCCGGTATTAAAGGTTTTGGAACGATAGATATGGAAGTAGCTGAAATTGGGCATTATTTTAAAGAAATATTTGAATTTTCAAAAGATTGTAAGTTTGCCAATTGCACCCATGTGCACGAACCTGATTGTGCAGTACTCCATGCAGTTGACA contains:
- the frr gene encoding ribosome recycling factor yields the protein MQDIKPILKQAEDSMEATLLFLDESLAHIRAGKANPRILDGVRVEYYGQIVPISGVATVTTPDAKTITIQPWEKALIPIIEKALLNSDIGITPMNNGETIRLGIPPLTEDRRRQLAKQSKAECEDAKISVRNARRDAIEHLKKMIKEGLPEDMEKDAEVSVQKIHDKYIKRIEDQYLAKEKEIMTV
- the rsgA gene encoding ribosome small subunit-dependent GTPase A, with amino-acid sequence MVGLVVKNTGSWYQVKTDMGELFECKIKGHFRMQEIRSTNPIAVGDYVEFEKNDDGTAMIHAISDRKNYIVRRSSNLSKHSQILAANLDLVTLVVTINYPETSTVFIDRFLATAEAYRVPACIVFNKIDRYSESEMEYLVGLENLYHLLRYPVFKISALLSENIEELITFLSGKTTLFSGNSGVGKSTLINAIAPHSLAKTGEISSYHNKGMHTTTFSEMFELLSGGHIIDTPGIKGFGTIDMEVAEIGHYFKEIFEFSKDCKFANCTHVHEPDCAVLHAVDKQYISTSRYQSYLSVLKDCNEGKYR